The following nucleotide sequence is from Leucoraja erinacea ecotype New England chromosome 2, Leri_hhj_1, whole genome shotgun sequence.
ACATCCAATGAGGTAAAACCCTCCACCATGAAATGTGTCACAAAATATGAGCCAGACTGCTCTGTTGGAACTCCTTCTGTCTCCACTTCAACAGAGTCTTCAGAAGAATTTAGTAGCACCGTGCTGTTTTCACTAATTATGAAAGATGGCTCAGAGATATTGGGATAAGTTTTAACCGACTGCATTGGAGTTGGATCTGCATTTGTTAGAAGGTGAATATCGCTGTCATTTCTGATCATGTGCAAGTAATTCTTACTGGTCGCTATGTTGATAGAATTTTTATCTGAGGTCACATCCTGCTGTACATTCTTAGAGTGTATGAATATCCGAGGAATACTGCTTTGGGTTGCTTTCTGATGAGCCACACCTTTTTGCCTTGTTTTTGCATCTTTGCTGGAAACAGTTAACTGAACATTAGATATGGTAGATACCATTTTTTCACTTTTTGTAGATGTCAGAAATCTGCTTTGAGTAGTTATTCTGAACAGGACTGAACCACTTGCTGTTGGCACCAATCTTAATGCATTATCCACACTGTGTGCAGTTTGTGGTGATGTATTTACTTCGCTGATTGTATCTTTACGTCTATTTTTGTCTGCAACAGTTGTTTGTAATTCTGGGTTGTGTGGAATAGCTGCATTTGGTTTAGCCCCACCATCCTTTCTGGATCCAAATGATTCTTCGTTGTTATTTAGAAGCAGGTTACATTTTATGTTTACTTTCTCCACCTGATCTTTGATGGACATCTCTGCTTGTGAAAAGCCACTTACTTTGAAGGTAGCAGACTCTACATTTGTCCCCGACGTGAACGTTACTGGAAAAGTGACTTCATCTGGACCAGATGTAGTCAGCCGTATATTGGTGGCTGCAGTTTGTGGAAGACTTGCCTCAGTTATTTGTAAATGGTTCATTACTGCCCCATAATTGTGTCCTGTTTCTGAAAGAGATTTATTATCTTTCCTGATGAAACCAAGTTGATCTATTCCTTGATTCTTTGGATTTGTTTCGTTTGGATACCGGATATTATCAATCCTAGCTGTCTTAAGATGAAAAGCATTTCCTGCATTTGTTATTTCTGGCAACGctgtattgtattttattgatGTTACACTTTGAAAAATTTGAAGATCTGAACTGAGTGCTTGAGCTTCTTCCACTTCCATTACCCCATTTGTGTTTACAGAGTCTAATTGGGCGACTTCTCCTTGAAAAGCAAATTTGAGttttttccctttcttcttttCTATAAAAGGCTTCTCCATGTTCAACTCTGAGTGTGTGCTATTAATTACATCAGCACTCTCACTTTTCCATTCTGTAGCATTTGAATCAGATGAAGGGAACCGTCTTAACCCATTCAGAGAATCCGCTATTAGTTTCAAGACAGTTTGATGATGTTGACCCATTTTGTCATTACTCACATCCTCCAAGGACAGTCCAGGTGTTACAGCCCCCACAGAGGATGAAGGTAACTCTGTGCCAAACGTATTTGTCCCAGATCTTAGTAATGTATTACTGCTTTCTGTAATAAATCTTATAACTGGTGATATTTGAGATGTAGATTTTAAAGTCACTAAATGCATATTTGGTTGCGCAGTTTGTGAAGTCACAGAGTTGGTTTTAGCAGATTCAAGGCCAGCAGTTGGGATAGCAACCCCAACATGTTTTTGCTGATTAAAAGAACCTTGAGAAGGTCTAATATCTTCATCTCCTGCATCATTATTGATTGTAGAGGTTGTAAATCCATCCACAGGCACATTCCAAATGTGTAACAACTCTGCAGCAGAAGATGTCGATGCATTTCTTATCACTTCAGTTTGGTTTTCATTTTTAGTCCCACTTGTatcaaaagctgcagtaactttgCCTTTTTCTTCAGTCTCCAATGAATGCTTACAATTTGAACATTTATCAGAGTTCTCAATGTGCAAAGGTTCCTTACTGCTCTCTGCTTCCAGACTGTTGATGTGAAAAGCAGTTGACGATTTTACAGATAGGACAGAGGTTGATGTGTCCGTGCTATATAGATGTGTACTGTGCTCACTCAGATACAATGGTTTTGCTATATTGGAAAACTGAGCATTTATATCTTTCTGTGTCCTGATCTGTTTTGGTTTAGGCATTTCTCGTTTCTTGGAAACATTCTTCCTTGAGGAAGCTAATGTTCTGATCAGTGACATGTTCACTGATTTGCTGTTTAAAATGTTGTCTTCCAGTTGTAGCAATTTATTATAATTAGAGCAGTCATCATCAGGTTTATAACAATACACATCCCATTTTTCCTGCAGGTTTTTTTTGACACCATATGATATTATGCCTACTTTGTTTAGGCCACAGTTCCAGCTTCTGTGAATCCTCGGATAACCTACTTCTCCTGACAACAGCCAGCCTGCCCTGCACTCCTCTAGACCAGAAAGGCATGCGGTATGAAGTTGATCCCTAGTTGCCATCACAGCTCCAAAGCTTTGTTCACAAGCCAGTTTGGCAGCAGGAAAAGTCAAAGAATAACGATTCTGCCGATCATAATGAAACACACCACTCACACGCCCTGCAGGAAAGGAAGCATGTCATTTAAAAATATGCACTCGAAAAATGTATTTGATACATCTCCTTAAGAGATTTTTTTGTCATTACATTTTCATGATCTAGTTCCAcaactaaattctattttgagacaTACCCTTGTTACAATCATTAATAGTTTATCATTTTGCAATTAAGGAAAAACTAAAATAATATCTGCTAAATATAAATAATACATATGCTGACAATTCAAGGCACTCTACCTGTTTTTCTAATACAGTCACACAGATGTAAAACTCAGGATGACAAGTTATAGCATTTAGTAAGCAATGACTTAAAATCTCACGGGGTACAGTTGGAAACGGCTAATGATGGACTTACTCCAGTGTAAGAGCACAATAAATACTAAACATATATTTTACTTTTCAGCATTTCTTTCATTATGGATCTGCCTTTTTTCCCTTttaaaaccaaacaaaaaaagTACACTGAGATTATAAAAACAGCAGTAGAATAAGAATTCCCAGGCCTCATCTTGGAATGCCAGGTGGTATCGTGTTCAGATGAGACTTGGTGATTCATattacatttctgtttttatCATCTCAATCCTTGAATATGAGTGAATTTCAAGACAAACTCAGTCTCAGCATATTTGGATATAGACATAAGTATGTTCAGAAAATATAACAGTCATTGTCAAGTATAAAAATCATTGCACTCTCTATGCCATTACATACAAATTAATAAACTGGTACAATTTTGTATTAAATATCTAAAATTGGACCTGCATTTGGAGGTAGAATACTTCTTAATTGGGGCATTTTCATATCAAGATTTGTTTAGCATTAGAGGATGAATTGAAAAGGGCTTGCGTAGAACTAAAAACATGAAAAGTTTTCAAACATACAACAGACTTAACTGTAGCTGTTTTCTATTTCCAGTGCAAATTATAAAGTGGAAGTTGAGAAATTACTATTACATTGTAGACTAAAGAAAAATCTGCAGACATAATTTGGAACTTGCCACTTGGTATTTTGCAGTTTTCAGTGGGTCATTATCTGTTTTTTAGTAAGGTTCCTTGCTTTAGGACTTTTTAAAATCACATGCTAACAGctacaaaattaaaaatacatgaaAGGAAACTCAAAAAATTAGAGCATAATTAGAGGTTAGCATTACACGATTGATGATGTCAACTTGATCTCTAATTtccaaataaatgaaatcattccAATTACATGAAAATGCACTGTTTTCTGCCCTTCTGTTGGACAGCTTAGGACTTCAACAAGGAATAATTAGTATCACTGCGGATATTTAACTGCATGAGATTCTTCTATTTCTTCAGCATTGTGAAATGGAAAGCTAATTCTTTGATTTTACATAACTACCAGAagcaggaagcaaagggtagagAACTGATGAAGGGAGTGCTTTACTACGTATGAACTTTTTCTAAAGAAGAATGATAAAGCAATAGAGGTCACGAAAGCTTAACAGTAGAGAACTGATGAAGGGAGTGCTTTAAGAGAGTCAGGAGTGCAATAAAATGGTAAATAATGGCTGTCCAGGCTGGATTTATGATTCTTATTCTTTTATAACCCCCATACCTGACTCTAGCCTCCCAACGTACCCTGCCATACGTGCTGGTAACATATTTGTGGCTTTGCCTAATTTTTGGATGAGTTCCCCTATCTGTGAAACTTTCTTCGTGCTTCACAACTCTATCCCCATCAAACAGATATCCATCTATCTTCTCTCCTTGGCTTGCATACTAGTTGACATTATTAATGATCCCATTTCCTCTATTTCAAACCTTCATCACTCAAAAATAACAGTCCTTGAACTCTTTGCCCTTCTCGGACCTCCCATTCATCTCCAAACACTTTGGCTATTACATTACTACAGTATCCCAATCGTTACTGGAACCCCAACCCTCCAATTAAATTTCTACCCATGCCACTGCACTAAAATAGCTTCACATCAAGTCACAAATTATATCATGCAAAACTGTGACATAGGCTAAACTGTCCCTTCTTACCCCAAAATATAATTGCCAAGGTCCTCCAAAAAAAAAAGATCCTTGACGTCTCTAATTtcacatatacagtatatatatatatacacatatatagtgCTTCttggaagaaaaagaaaaaaacacaccATCAGATtgtacaactacataaaaatgccCATAACCATTTCATTGGCCCTCTCTTGACACTTCCATTGTATTATCTTGCAGAGCAATGTTGGACCAGAAACCAGAAATCTCCTCC
It contains:
- the LOC129713653 gene encoding uncharacterized protein LOC129713653, with protein sequence MLLLLVVLSLWPILCPVSTQRPTCAYYLSRRVSGVFHYDRQNRYSLTFPAAKLACEQSFGAVMATRDQLHTACLSGLEECRAGWLLSGEVGYPRIHRSWNCGLNKVGIISYGVKKNLQEKWDVYCYKPDDDCSNYNKLLQLEDNILNSKSVNMSLIRTLASSRKNVSKKREMPKPKQIRTQKDINAQFSNIAKPLYLSEHSTHLYSTDTSTSVLSVKSSTAFHINSLEAESSKEPLHIENSDKCSNCKHSLETEEKGKVTAAFDTSGTKNENQTEVIRNASTSSAAELLHIWNVPVDGFTTSTINNDAGDEDIRPSQGSFNQQKHVGVAIPTAGLESAKTNSVTSQTAQPNMHLVTLKSTSQISPVIRFITESSNTLLRSGTNTFGTELPSSSVGAVTPGLSLEDVSNDKMGQHHQTVLKLIADSLNGLRRFPSSDSNATEWKSESADVINSTHSELNMEKPFIEKKKGKKLKFAFQGEVAQLDSVNTNGVMEVEEAQALSSDLQIFQSVTSIKYNTALPEITNAGNAFHLKTARIDNIRYPNETNPKNQGIDQLGFIRKDNKSLSETGHNYGAVMNHLQITEASLPQTAATNIRLTTSGPDEVTFPVTFTSGTNVESATFKVSGFSQAEMSIKDQVEKVNIKCNLLLNNNEESFGSRKDGGAKPNAAIPHNPELQTTVADKNRRKDTISEVNTSPQTAHSVDNALRLVPTASGSVLFRITTQSRFLTSTKSEKMVSTISNVQLTVSSKDAKTRQKGVAHQKATQSSIPRIFIHSKNVQQDVTSDKNSINIATSKNYLHMIRNDSDIHLLTNADPTPMQSVKTYPNISEPSFIISENSTVLLNSSEDSVEVETEGVPTEQSGSYFVTHFMVEGFTSLDVTNVANVTDDSTESPLPATSFMSPASVQIPATDEPFLQLHQMSTLSFSAVTKEITPKGDTLLPFTSSFMSSDSCGGVMRQTEGRFQTPHYPQSYPSDMDCTWEIEAPRGYLVRLDFISLFIEEHRTCKYDYVVVYDGKGPSKVEMGRFCGSKVPPQLQGSSTVMSIIMRSDSSMELEGFSARFSTFQIPTGYIRLVGGQTIYDGLIEIESDGQWGGICAKQWTHRDATVVCRQLGFTGPALSTRVDGSGLESQQAISYIKCRGSEVTVQDCDVKRNGTCAMGQRAGVICLVMESCAALKSAGVQESGTFTIDPDGMDTGVDPFPVECDMTSDSATGITVIGHDSEGRKRVTPCEEAGCYSQIISYNQASLDQLEALTEISKSCEQYISLECRHIRFLGEHWGWWVSKDGRKINSWGGASTNSGKCACGNNGTCALGLSTCNCDANDVVWRQDEGHLRDKTVLPVQEVRFGDTQDLPIEMAFHRIGPLRCFGQSSLVPVLESCAALKEAGFQASGHYVIDPDGVGTGVQEFQVFCDMTSHPSSALTVVGHDSEGRIRVAPCEGPGCYSRKIKYAAELIQLNALTLISDSCEQYVKLDCRHIRFIQAGWGWWTSWDGKRMFNWGGATSNSGRCACGITESCSAPGLLCNCDSNDHVWRVDEGILQDKLSLPIQAVYFGDTEDAPLEMAFHTIGRLQCKGKEGTQKNHQSL